The Cetobacterium sp. ZOR0034 genomic sequence GAGGTTGAAAAACCAGCGCTGATTGTAGGAGTTCCAGTAGGGTTTGTAGGAGCAGCTGAATCAAAAGAGATTTTACCAGGAAGTGGAATTCCGTATATAATCGTAAAAGGAAGAAAGGGAGGAAGTCCAGTAGCTGTATCAATTCTTCATGGTATTTTATACCAGTTATATAAGAGAGAAGGATTTTAATGAATAATGACTTACGATCTGGATATACGACAGGAACATGTGCTACAGTAGCTGCTTTAGCCGCTTTAGATTTACTTCTAAAAAGTGAGATAGAAAATAACTGTATATTTACAACTTTGAATGGAACAACGATAGATATTCCTATAAAAGCTAAGAAAAGAGTTGGAGATTGGGCAAGAGGTGTTGTAATTAAAGATGCTGGTGATGATCCTGATGTAACAAACGGAATAGAGATTTGTGCTAAAGTAAAAGTTGTAGATGAGTTACCAGATATTAAAAAAGCTCACAAATTCAATAATATACTTTTGGTCGGAGGAAGAGGTGTTGGAGTTGTAACTAAAAAAGGTTTAAAAGTTGAACCAGGTAAGTCAGCAATAAATCCAGGTCCTCAAGAGATGATAATAAAAGCATTAGCAGAACTTTTAGAAAGTTGCGAGATGAATCATCTAAAGTTACTAGTTTATATCTATGTTCCAAAAGGTCGTGAAAAAGCTTTGAAAACTTTTAATGGAAAGTTAGGAATTTTAGGTGGAATATCTATTTTAGGTTCCACAGGGATTGTTAAGCCGATGAGTGAAGAAGCACTACAAAATTCGATGTTTGCAGAGCTTAAA encodes the following:
- the cbiD gene encoding cobalt-precorrin-5B (C(1))-methyltransferase CbiD is translated as MNNDLRSGYTTGTCATVAALAALDLLLKSEIENNCIFTTLNGTTIDIPIKAKKRVGDWARGVVIKDAGDDPDVTNGIEICAKVKVVDELPDIKKAHKFNNILLVGGRGVGVVTKKGLKVEPGKSAINPGPQEMIIKALAELLESCEMNHLKLLVYIYVPKGREKALKTFNGKLGILGGISILGSTGIVKPMSEEALQNSMFAELKVLKENSDRDWVLFLFGNHGKQFCIDNNIDIGQSVVTSNFIGFMIDSAVKLGFKRVMLIGHIGKAIKVAGGIFNTHSRVADARLEVIAANAVLIDEPRENILKVLESNTAEEACEYISEKERLFNLIANKVSKRSSEFSRETLKFESVLFNYKGDILGSSDGFYKMVEELKSE